Proteins from a single region of Kogia breviceps isolate mKogBre1 chromosome 5, mKogBre1 haplotype 1, whole genome shotgun sequence:
- the ADIPOQ gene encoding adiponectin produces the protein MLLLGAVLLLLALPSHGQGTTEGPEVLPIPKGACAGWMAGIPGHPGHNGTPGRDGRDGIPGEKGEKGDPGFAGPKGDTGENGVTGVEGPRGFPGIPGRKGEPGESAYVYRSAFSVGLETRVTIPNIPIRFTKIFYNQQNHYDGTTGKFYCNIPGLYYFSYHITVYLKDVKVSLYKKDKAVLFTYDQFQDKNVDQASGSVLLYLEKGDQVWLQVYGNGENNGVYADNVHDSTFTGFLLYHDIE, from the exons ATGCTGCTGCTGGGAGCTGTTCTACTGCTACTAGCCCTGCCCAGTCATGGCCAGGGAACCACTGAAGGGCCTGAAGTCCTTCCCATCCCCAAGGGGGCCTGCGCAGGCTGGATGGCAGGCATCCCAGGGCATCCTGGCCACAACGGGACCCCAGGGCGTGATGGCAGAGATGGCATCCCTGGCGAGAAGGGTGAGAAAGGAGATCCAG GTTTTGCTGGTCCTAAGGGTGACACCGGTGAAAATGGAGTGACTGGGGTTGAAGGTCCCCGAGGCTTTCCAGGAATCCCAGGCAGAAAAGGAGAACCTGGAGAAAGTGCCTATGTATACCGCTCAGCATTCAGTGTGGGACTGGAGACCCGGGTCACCATTCCCAACATTCCCATTCGCTTTACCAAGATCTTCTACAATCAGCAAAACCACTATGATGGCACCACTGGCAAATTCTACTGCAACATTCCCGGGCTGTACTACTTCTCCTACCACATCACAGTTTACTTGAAGGATGTGAAGGTCAGCCTCTACAAGAAGGACAAGGCCGTGCTCTTCACCTATGACCAGTTCCAGGACAAGAACGTGGACCAGGCATCTGGCTCTGTGCTCCTCTATCTGGAGAAGGGTGACCAGGTCTGGCTCCAGGTGTATGGGAATGGAGAGAACAATGGGGTCTATGCAGATAATGTCCATGACTCCACCTTCACAGGCTTCCTTCTCTACCATGACATTGAATAA